Proteins from a genomic interval of Clostridium scatologenes:
- a CDS encoding AAA family ATPase: MVGINTIKLKVKEGLVEDSRKGIVRINREDMEKINIDTGDVISVKGKKDTVAKVYPSFNDIYGVPLIQMDGIIRRNAGAGLNEAVTVSKIEVKTAREVVLSPIDMFFKCKKDDVVEIKNLIKGIPILIDDEVSLMVYGHNEIGFHIAGTAPSGPVQVTEKTELVFVECELGGSKTRVTYEDIGGLNAQVKKIREIVELPLKYPEIFRRLGFEAPKGILLYGPPGTGKTLIAKAIASETEAHFIHVNGPEIMNKYYGESEAKIRQIFKEARNKSPSIIFLDELDSIAPRRENVHGDVEKRVVAQLLALMDGLESRGQVVVIGATNIPDSLDTALRRAGRFDKEIAIMPPDKDGRFNILQIHTKGMPLDDDVELEELAKITHGFVGSDISALCKEAGMVALRSSMDKIGLDGKIPLFKISMDDFMKALMEIQPSATREYATEIPDVRWEDIGGLNEIKKTLKTLLEIPFIDSKLCKEYNFTSPKGILLTGPSGTGKTLIAKAAGNSTKSNFITISGLTLASNWKGQSEKILHDIFIKAKQSAPCILFFDEIDAIIRSRSEVSNSLTERLISQLILEFDDLENSNKVTVLAATNRMDLIDSVLIREGRFEYILEFNLPDVHERECILKIHSERLPTLKNVDFRRLAEATEGMTGAELANLCHKSSFIALTEAMKTGSKVKIDENIFERAIKNVNAEKQLKEVVARNS; this comes from the coding sequence ATGGTTGGAATCAATACTATTAAATTGAAAGTTAAAGAAGGATTAGTAGAAGATTCCCGTAAAGGCATAGTTAGAATAAATAGAGAAGATATGGAGAAGATCAATATAGATACAGGAGATGTCATTAGTGTTAAAGGTAAAAAAGATACTGTAGCTAAGGTTTATCCATCATTTAATGATATTTATGGAGTACCACTTATACAGATGGATGGGATTATTAGAAGGAATGCTGGTGCAGGGTTAAACGAGGCAGTAACAGTTAGTAAAATTGAAGTAAAAACAGCAAGGGAAGTTGTGCTTTCTCCGATAGATATGTTCTTTAAGTGTAAAAAAGATGATGTAGTGGAGATAAAAAATTTAATAAAAGGTATTCCAATATTAATTGATGATGAAGTATCTTTAATGGTTTATGGACATAATGAAATTGGGTTTCATATAGCAGGAACAGCACCATCAGGTCCGGTTCAAGTAACTGAAAAAACTGAACTTGTTTTTGTAGAATGTGAACTTGGAGGTTCAAAAACTAGGGTTACTTATGAAGATATAGGAGGTTTAAATGCTCAAGTCAAAAAAATAAGGGAAATTGTCGAATTACCCTTGAAATATCCAGAAATATTTAGAAGATTAGGTTTTGAAGCACCAAAAGGTATTCTACTATATGGACCTCCAGGTACAGGAAAAACTTTAATTGCTAAGGCAATAGCATCTGAAACAGAAGCTCACTTTATCCATGTCAATGGTCCAGAAATAATGAATAAATATTATGGCGAAAGCGAAGCTAAAATTCGACAAATTTTTAAAGAAGCTAGAAATAAATCTCCAAGTATAATTTTTCTTGATGAGCTTGATTCTATTGCACCAAGACGAGAAAATGTTCATGGTGATGTGGAAAAAAGAGTAGTCGCACAACTGCTTGCTCTTATGGATGGTCTGGAAAGCAGAGGACAAGTTGTTGTAATAGGTGCTACTAACATACCAGATTCATTAGATACTGCATTAAGACGTGCTGGTAGATTTGATAAAGAAATTGCTATAATGCCTCCTGATAAAGATGGAAGGTTTAATATATTGCAAATCCATACAAAAGGTATGCCTCTTGATGATGATGTAGAATTAGAAGAATTAGCTAAGATAACTCATGGTTTTGTTGGATCAGATATTTCTGCTTTATGTAAAGAAGCTGGTATGGTAGCTTTGCGGAGCTCTATGGATAAAATTGGACTAGATGGGAAAATTCCGCTATTCAAAATTTCTATGGATGATTTTATGAAAGCTTTAATGGAAATCCAACCATCAGCTACACGTGAGTATGCTACAGAAATTCCTGATGTAAGATGGGAAGATATTGGAGGGTTAAATGAAATTAAGAAAACTTTAAAGACTTTATTGGAGATTCCATTCATAGATTCCAAGTTATGCAAAGAATATAATTTTACTTCTCCAAAAGGCATTTTACTTACTGGACCATCAGGTACAGGTAAAACTTTAATTGCAAAAGCTGCTGGAAATTCTACAAAATCAAATTTTATAACTATAAGTGGTCTTACATTGGCCTCTAATTGGAAGGGACAATCAGAAAAGATTTTACATGATATATTTATTAAAGCAAAACAAAGTGCTCCATGTATTTTATTCTTTGATGAAATCGATGCCATTATTCGTTCTAGATCAGAAGTGTCAAATAGTTTGACAGAAAGACTTATAAGCCAACTTATATTAGAATTTGATGATTTGGAAAATTCTAATAAAGTTACTGTGCTTGCTGCTACTAACAGAATGGATTTAATTGATTCAGTTTTGATAAGAGAAGGGCGTTTTGAATATATACTAGAGTTTAATTTGCCAGATGTTCATGAAAGAGAATGTATTTTAAAAATTCATTCTGAAAGATTACCTACATTAAAGAATGTAGACTTCAGAAGATTAGCTGAAGCTACAGAAGGAATGACAGGAGCGGAATTAGCTAATCTATGTCATAAATCTTCATTTATAGCACTTACAGAGGCAATGAAAACAGGTTCAAAGGTGAAAATTGATGAAAATATTTTTGAACGTGCCATTAAAAATGTGAATGCCGAAAAACAACTTAAGGAGGTGGTTGCCCGCAATTCTTAA
- a CDS encoding aminopeptidase P family protein — MSEGVKKIISRLRKIMEQESLDAYVIPSSDNHQSEYVGEFFKAITYVTGFTGEAATVVIMKNEAGLWTDGRFFLQAEYQLKDSGIKLFKMGNPGVPTVLEYLENKISCNGKLGFDGRLISMQEGGEIVQRLARKSVIVEYDHDLVDKVWEDRPKLASEPVFLLEEKYSGESTTSKLCRVRKVMKEEGANQHVITTLDDIAWLLNIRGSDVLYSPLILCYVVVSMNKVDLFIEESRLDAKVKEVLAKDGVVLRPYNDIYEYVKSFKDEDVVMIDPERINYALYKDIQANTRKVERDNPTVLFKAMKNSVELANIENAHIKDGVAFTKLMYWLKTNVGKTKITEITAAKKLEELRKLQDGYLWQSFAPICAFKEHAAMMHYSSTPETDVELEKGYFFLMDTGGNYFEGSTDITRTIALGEVNKELKHHFTAVARAMMNLARAKFLYGCKGYNLDVLAREPMWNLNIDYKCGTGHGVGYLLNVHEGPTGFRWYIVPSKHETHIFEEGMVITDEPGIYIDGSHGIRLENELIVRKGVENEFGQFMHFDAVTYAPIDLDAIDAEDLNRDEKLYLNSYHKLVYQKLAEHLNDKEREWLKLYTREI; from the coding sequence ATGAGTGAAGGTGTAAAAAAAATAATTTCAAGGTTAAGAAAAATCATGGAACAAGAGAGCTTGGATGCTTATGTTATTCCATCCTCAGACAATCATCAAAGCGAATATGTAGGTGAATTTTTTAAGGCAATAACTTATGTGACAGGATTTACAGGCGAGGCGGCCACGGTAGTTATTATGAAAAATGAAGCGGGACTTTGGACAGATGGAAGATTTTTTTTGCAAGCGGAATATCAACTTAAAGATAGTGGGATTAAGCTCTTCAAAATGGGAAATCCAGGTGTACCTACTGTGTTGGAATATTTGGAAAATAAAATTTCATGTAATGGGAAACTTGGATTTGATGGACGCCTTATTTCTATGCAAGAAGGAGGAGAAATTGTTCAGAGACTTGCACGTAAGAGTGTGATAGTTGAATATGACCATGACCTTGTTGATAAAGTGTGGGAAGATCGTCCTAAACTTGCAAGTGAACCTGTTTTTCTTCTTGAAGAAAAGTATTCTGGCGAAAGTACAACATCCAAACTATGCAGAGTAAGAAAGGTTATGAAAGAAGAGGGTGCAAATCAACATGTTATTACAACTTTAGATGATATTGCATGGTTACTTAACATTCGAGGTAGTGATGTCTTATATTCACCGCTGATACTTTGCTATGTAGTCGTTTCCATGAATAAGGTAGATTTGTTCATTGAAGAAAGTCGACTTGATGCTAAAGTAAAAGAAGTTTTAGCTAAAGATGGTGTAGTATTAAGGCCTTACAATGATATTTATGAATATGTTAAGAGTTTTAAGGATGAAGATGTAGTAATGATTGATCCAGAACGCATCAATTATGCACTTTATAAGGATATTCAAGCTAACACCAGAAAAGTAGAAAGGGACAACCCTACAGTACTATTTAAAGCTATGAAAAATTCTGTAGAACTTGCTAATATTGAAAACGCTCACATTAAAGATGGTGTTGCCTTTACAAAGTTAATGTATTGGTTAAAGACAAACGTGGGAAAAACAAAAATCACAGAAATTACTGCTGCTAAAAAATTGGAAGAATTAAGAAAACTTCAAGATGGGTACTTGTGGCAAAGCTTTGCACCAATTTGTGCGTTTAAGGAGCATGCAGCTATGATGCATTATTCTTCTACACCTGAAACAGATGTAGAACTTGAAAAAGGTTACTTTTTCTTAATGGATACTGGTGGGAATTATTTTGAAGGGTCAACGGATATTACTAGAACAATAGCTCTTGGAGAAGTGAATAAAGAGCTTAAACATCACTTTACAGCTGTGGCTAGAGCTATGATGAATTTAGCACGTGCTAAATTTTTATATGGATGTAAAGGATATAACTTGGATGTGTTAGCTAGAGAACCTATGTGGAATCTCAATATTGATTATAAATGCGGAACTGGTCATGGTGTTGGTTATTTGTTAAATGTTCATGAAGGACCTACTGGTTTTAGGTGGTATATAGTACCATCAAAGCATGAAACACATATATTTGAGGAAGGTATGGTCATAACTGATGAACCTGGGATTTATATAGATGGATCACATGGTATACGCTTAGAAAATGAACTTATTGTTAGAAAAGGTGTTGAAAATGAATTCGGTCAATTTATGCATTTTGATGCTGTAACTTATGCTCCAATAGATTTGGATGCAATAGATGCAGAGGATCTTAACCGTGATGAAAAACTGTATTTAAACAGTTATCATAAACTTGTGTACCAGAAATTAGCTGAACACTTAAATGATAAAGAACGTGAATGGCTCAAATTGTATACAAGAGAAATTTAA
- a CDS encoding cupin domain-containing protein codes for MINEIAQKIHDLRKEKNLTLKDLSNLTGLSISFLSQVENNSSSLAITSLKKISDALDVNINYFFDIPEVNNFLVKSEDEKPFKIEGSNSEFIRLSGDFPNRKLEAMITTIPPEQRHGSNFSHPGEEFVYVLEGTLIVVIDENEYEVKAGDSIHYPSTSNHGWVNPSKQSVKILTVLTPVIF; via the coding sequence ATGATAAATGAAATAGCACAGAAAATACATGATTTACGAAAAGAAAAAAATCTTACTTTAAAAGATTTAAGCAATTTAACTGGGTTATCAATAAGTTTTTTGTCTCAGGTTGAAAATAATTCATCATCTCTTGCAATAACTTCTTTAAAAAAGATTTCAGATGCTTTAGATGTTAATATAAATTATTTTTTTGATATTCCAGAAGTGAATAATTTTTTAGTAAAATCAGAGGATGAAAAACCTTTTAAAATAGAAGGTTCAAATTCAGAGTTTATAAGATTAAGTGGAGATTTTCCCAATCGAAAGCTGGAAGCTATGATCACAACGATTCCGCCAGAACAAAGGCATGGTAGTAACTTTAGCCATCCTGGAGAGGAATTTGTTTATGTTCTTGAGGGAACTCTTATTGTGGTAATTGATGAAAATGAATATGAAGTTAAGGCGGGAGATTCAATACATTATCCGTCAACGTCTAATCATGGATGGGTTAATCCATCTAAACAAAGTGTGAAGATTCTTACTGTACTAACACCAGTAATTTTTTAA
- a CDS encoding M24 family metallopeptidase: protein MIQERLKKVLKIMEDRKLPQMIVSDPASIFYLTGKWILPGERMLVLYLNLNGKNKLFINELFPITEDLGTEMIWFNDTENPVQILAKHVEKDKPMGIDKNWPSKFLLGLMELKCGSTFVNGSQIVDMVRMCKDEDEKELMRQASKLNDIAVDKMIKLVPEKHSEKKMGQLLSGIWEELGAEGHSFDPIVGYGANAADPHHVMDNSTVKPGDSVVIDIGCKKNSYCSDMTRTVFYKSVSEHSREIYNIVLEANKRGIDKVKAGVRFCDIDAAARDYITEKGYGKYFTHRLGHSIGIECHDFGDVSSSNTDRVQPGQIFSIEPGIYLPGDVGVRIEDLVIVTEEGCEVLNHYTKDLIVVE, encoded by the coding sequence ATGATACAGGAAAGATTAAAAAAAGTTTTAAAAATTATGGAAGATAGAAAACTGCCTCAGATGATAGTATCTGATCCTGCTAGTATTTTCTATCTTACAGGAAAGTGGATTCTTCCTGGTGAAAGAATGCTTGTACTTTACTTAAATCTAAATGGAAAAAATAAATTATTTATTAATGAATTATTTCCAATAACTGAAGATTTGGGAACAGAAATGATATGGTTTAATGATACTGAAAATCCAGTACAAATTCTAGCAAAACATGTTGAAAAAGATAAACCTATGGGCATTGATAAAAACTGGCCTTCAAAATTTCTTTTAGGATTAATGGAACTTAAATGCGGAAGCACATTTGTAAATGGATCTCAGATTGTTGATATGGTAAGAATGTGCAAGGATGAAGATGAAAAAGAATTAATGAGACAAGCTTCAAAATTAAATGACATTGCCGTAGACAAAATGATTAAGCTTGTTCCTGAAAAACATTCTGAAAAAAAGATGGGTCAACTTCTTTCTGGTATATGGGAAGAACTTGGTGCTGAGGGACATTCTTTTGATCCTATAGTAGGCTATGGAGCAAATGCTGCTGATCCTCATCATGTAATGGATAATTCTACAGTTAAACCAGGAGACAGTGTTGTAATTGATATTGGTTGTAAGAAAAACTCATATTGTTCTGATATGACAAGAACTGTATTCTACAAATCTGTTTCAGAGCACAGTAGAGAAATATACAACATTGTACTTGAGGCAAATAAAAGAGGTATAGATAAAGTTAAAGCAGGTGTCAGATTTTGCGATATAGATGCAGCAGCTAGAGATTATATAACTGAAAAAGGATACGGAAAATACTTTACTCATAGATTAGGACATTCAATCGGCATTGAATGTCATGACTTTGGTGATGTATCTTCTTCAAATACAGATAGAGTTCAACCAGGTCAGATATTCTCAATCGAACCTGGAATATACCTACCTGGAGATGTAGGCGTTCGTATCGAAGATCTGGTAATAGTAACAGAAGAAGGATGCGAAGTTTTAAATCATTATACAAAAGATTTAATTGTAGTAGAATAA
- a CDS encoding MFS transporter yields MTVKDKRPFGFYVCCISFLLERMAYYAAKYLIFVFVAATVVTGGLGLTKVEAALIQSNLVAFTYLAPVVGGFICDRYIGARYCIPVGLLLMAGGYIIGGSATSVVTMNIMVALVAIGTGLFKGNVSAINGSLFKDEAQLDSAFSVQYSFVNVGSFIGTMAVGVLVASTFAHGGVQGFRPAFKLCGIICIIDALWFLFGMKFLGDAGKKPFKAGKHIEKKVETEVKPLTRVERRKVFAIVLVSIFSIVFWIFWYLTYLAVYDYGAQFVNMNVGGFTVPLSWFDSLNSFVCIVLGPVLAVVWFKLSKRPQGDISLFKKLAMGLSFLGLSFLMLVGAELSRGIGASAVSKANIIWIIAFGVLLSMGEMLFSPLGNSFVTKYAPNKMYSVLMGVWIFATFIAGKSYGYLYAFASKFPIMKAYIVIPIILFICGVLLFLFDKKLVRLLEDEDPDKKDSANLSA; encoded by the coding sequence ATGACAGTAAAAGACAAACGACCTTTTGGTTTTTACGTTTGTTGTATTTCGTTTTTATTAGAAAGGATGGCTTATTACGCAGCTAAATATCTTATATTTGTTTTTGTTGCAGCCACAGTGGTAACAGGTGGGTTAGGACTTACAAAAGTTGAAGCTGCACTTATTCAATCAAATCTTGTTGCATTTACCTATCTTGCACCTGTTGTTGGTGGATTTATTTGTGACAGATATATCGGTGCAAGATATTGTATTCCAGTTGGATTACTTTTGATGGCTGGTGGTTATATAATTGGAGGATCTGCAACAAGTGTAGTAACAATGAACATAATGGTAGCTCTTGTAGCTATTGGTACAGGACTTTTTAAAGGAAATGTTTCTGCAATTAATGGATCTTTATTTAAAGATGAAGCACAGCTTGACTCAGCATTTTCAGTTCAGTATTCTTTTGTTAATGTTGGATCATTTATAGGAACAATGGCAGTTGGAGTTCTTGTAGCTAGTACTTTTGCACATGGTGGCGTTCAGGGATTTAGACCTGCATTCAAATTATGTGGTATTATTTGTATTATCGATGCTTTATGGTTCTTGTTTGGTATGAAATTTCTTGGTGATGCAGGAAAAAAACCTTTTAAAGCCGGTAAGCATATTGAAAAGAAAGTTGAAACTGAAGTTAAACCATTGACCAGAGTTGAAAGAAGAAAGGTATTTGCCATTGTATTGGTATCTATATTTTCAATTGTATTTTGGATTTTTTGGTATCTAACTTACCTAGCTGTTTATGATTATGGTGCTCAATTTGTCAATATGAACGTAGGTGGGTTTACAGTACCACTTTCATGGTTTGATTCATTAAATTCTTTTGTATGTATTGTATTAGGACCAGTTTTGGCTGTAGTATGGTTTAAATTGTCTAAGAGACCTCAAGGTGATATAAGCTTGTTCAAAAAATTAGCTATGGGACTTAGTTTCCTTGGATTATCTTTCTTGATGCTTGTAGGTGCTGAACTTTCAAGAGGTATAGGTGCATCAGCTGTATCAAAGGCAAATATTATTTGGATCATTGCGTTTGGTGTACTACTTAGTATGGGAGAAATGCTTTTCTCACCACTTGGTAACTCTTTTGTTACTAAATATGCACCAAATAAGATGTATTCAGTGCTTATGGGGGTTTGGATTTTTGCTACTTTCATTGCTGGTAAATCTTACGGCTATTTATATGCATTTGCTTCAAAATTTCCGATAATGAAGGCATATATTGTAATACCGATCATTTTATTTATATGTGGAGTGTTATTATTCTTATTTGACAAAAAGCTTGTAAGATTGCTTGAAGATGAAGATCCTGATAAAAAGGATAGTGCTAATTTATCTGCCTAG
- a CDS encoding FeoB-associated Cys-rich membrane protein has product MDYRKIIEFIIAGIIIILAVYILCKNIKNRNDKCSGCGSCSKMCPYYENKKTIDENKKKH; this is encoded by the coding sequence ATGGATTATAGAAAAATAATTGAGTTCATTATTGCTGGAATCATAATTATTTTAGCTGTATATATATTATGTAAAAATATAAAGAATCGAAATGATAAATGTAGTGGTTGTGGAAGCTGCTCAAAAATGTGTCCTTATTATGAGAATAAAAAAACTATTGATGAAAATAAGAAAAAACATTGA
- the feoB gene encoding ferrous iron transport protein B → MILCTLIGNPNVGQDIIFNKIARIQKNSDDEGTSKIEKQEGFIDNTIKIVAFPGIYSIDTESKLEKIFNDYINDNRVDLIINVVNALNLERNLYLTMQLKKLNIPILVVLNKTDRAEKSGLHIDCEKLSEILGAKIISMNNITDKEIKKLKNCIKKDKFTVCKKIDDNTNNEKEIYDYIEKIMNLVAVKKVKNTISGTEKIDRFVLNKYLAYPIFIAIIYLIFKLVFSWIGTPLSEVFRSALFNYVIPFLNKLLQNQSSWFKSLLVDGVVSGISSVLVFLPVILTLFALLSLLEDSGYMSRAAFLMDKIMSLSGVSGKSFIPMIIGFGCSVPALMAAKNIENKRERIITALVIPFMSCNAKLPVYMLFATIFFPGKEIVILGLMYITGILMAFFYSFIFKLIFKEKEYEPYMEELPHYVMPDLKLLLMHTWEKGKGFLKKIGTIIFSMSIITWVLSNFNFSGMVNINYSFLAAVGKFISPIFNPLGFGNWQNSVSLLTGLMGKEVIAGTLGVLYGGNLPSVIPHQFNLASALSFLIFVLLYTPCASSIITIKKEFGMKLTLVSILYQFANAWIISFLFFHMGMRYFYGL, encoded by the coding sequence ATGATTCTTTGTACTTTAATAGGTAATCCTAATGTTGGACAAGATATTATATTTAATAAAATAGCAAGAATTCAAAAGAATTCTGATGATGAAGGAACTTCGAAAATTGAAAAGCAGGAAGGATTTATTGACAACACAATCAAAATAGTGGCATTTCCAGGAATATATTCTATAGATACAGAATCAAAGCTTGAAAAAATATTCAATGATTATATAAATGATAATAGGGTGGATTTAATAATAAATGTAGTAAATGCTCTTAATTTGGAAAGAAACCTTTATCTTACTATGCAACTTAAAAAGTTAAATATACCTATACTTGTAGTTTTAAATAAGACAGATAGGGCAGAAAAAAGTGGATTACATATAGATTGTGAAAAATTGTCTGAAATTTTAGGAGCCAAAATTATATCAATGAATAATATAACTGATAAAGAGATAAAAAAACTAAAGAATTGTATAAAAAAAGATAAATTTACAGTTTGTAAGAAAATAGACGATAACACAAATAATGAGAAAGAAATTTATGATTATATAGAAAAAATTATGAATTTAGTTGCTGTGAAAAAAGTGAAAAATACAATTAGTGGTACAGAAAAAATTGATAGATTTGTTTTAAATAAATACTTAGCATATCCTATATTTATAGCTATTATATATTTAATTTTTAAGTTGGTTTTTTCATGGATAGGAACACCTTTATCTGAAGTATTTAGAAGTGCACTTTTTAATTATGTAATACCATTTTTAAATAAACTTTTACAAAACCAAAGTTCGTGGTTTAAATCACTTTTAGTTGATGGAGTTGTATCTGGAATCAGCTCAGTTTTGGTATTTTTGCCTGTAATACTTACACTTTTTGCATTACTTTCTTTATTAGAAGACAGTGGATATATGAGTAGAGCAGCTTTTTTAATGGATAAAATTATGAGTTTATCAGGAGTATCTGGTAAATCATTTATTCCTATGATTATAGGGTTTGGTTGTTCTGTTCCAGCGCTTATGGCTGCAAAAAATATTGAAAATAAAAGAGAAAGAATAATTACAGCATTAGTTATACCTTTCATGTCCTGTAATGCAAAGCTTCCAGTATACATGCTTTTTGCTACCATATTTTTTCCAGGAAAAGAAATTGTAATTTTAGGTTTAATGTATATTACAGGTATATTAATGGCATTTTTCTATAGCTTTATATTTAAGTTAATATTTAAAGAGAAGGAATATGAACCCTATATGGAAGAATTGCCTCATTATGTTATGCCTGATTTAAAACTACTTTTAATGCATACCTGGGAAAAAGGGAAAGGCTTTTTAAAAAAAATAGGAACTATAATTTTTTCTATGTCTATTATAACCTGGGTATTGTCTAACTTTAATTTCAGTGGTATGGTAAATATAAATTATAGCTTTCTTGCAGCAGTTGGAAAGTTTATATCGCCAATTTTTAATCCACTAGGATTTGGAAATTGGCAGAATTCAGTTTCTCTTCTTACAGGTCTCATGGGGAAGGAAGTTATAGCAGGAACCTTAGGAGTTCTATATGGTGGAAATTTACCTTCGGTTATTCCACATCAATTTAATTTAGCATCAGCCTTAAGTTTTTTGATTTTTGTACTGCTATATACTCCTTGTGCATCTAGTATAATAACAATAAAAAAAGAATTTGGAATGAAACTAACTTTAGTTTCTATATTATATCAGTTTGCTAATGCATGGATAATTTCATTTTTATTTTTTCATATGGGAATGAGGTATTTTTATGGATTATAG
- a CDS encoding GntR family transcriptional regulator codes for MAYQFTPIKFDNMGYIRDSVFSILRGAILDGKLEPGQRLVERNIAEQLRISRTPVREAIRKLELEKLVTHIPRKGVVVSGFTKEDVAEIQLMREALESLSCSIAASKIKSKDLEKLESVNNKMLEEYEKGNIEKSISGNKQFHEIIYKAAESPHLYYFVNTLRAYISKFTKLTYTKSGRMKEVYNEHKEIIEALRNHDSNTAYDIAKAHVQKTGRVFLEMSYSDNT; via the coding sequence ATGGCATATCAATTTACACCTATAAAATTTGATAATATGGGTTATATTAGAGATTCAGTATTTTCCATTTTACGTGGTGCTATTCTTGATGGAAAATTAGAACCTGGTCAAAGATTGGTAGAACGCAATATTGCAGAACAACTTAGAATAAGTAGGACTCCAGTTAGAGAAGCAATTCGTAAACTTGAGTTAGAAAAGCTGGTTACTCATATTCCTCGAAAAGGGGTAGTTGTTTCTGGATTTACTAAAGAGGATGTTGCGGAAATACAGTTAATGAGAGAAGCATTGGAATCCCTTAGCTGTAGTATTGCAGCTTCAAAAATCAAAAGTAAGGATTTAGAAAAATTAGAATCTGTTAATAACAAAATGTTAGAAGAATATGAAAAAGGAAACATCGAAAAATCAATATCAGGTAATAAACAATTTCATGAAATTATTTACAAGGCTGCAGAAAGTCCCCATTTATATTATTTTGTTAATACACTTCGTGCCTATATCAGTAAATTTACAAAATTAACATATACTAAAAGTGGTCGTATGAAAGAAGTATATAATGAACATAAAGAAATTATTGAAGCTCTACGAAATCATGATAGCAATACAGCATATGATATAGCTAAAGCACATGTACAAAAAACCGGTAGGGTATTTTTAGAAATGTCTTATTCAGATAATACTTAA
- a CDS encoding HD-GYP domain-containing protein, which translates to MGKRCVLVSECKIGDIIAQKIVSKYGATIAVENTIINNYIIKKLATFEIKYIWIYATNNGELSKFTKTSFFDVKKNYKTSIMEINEVVNDLCKGKKVEVNKIDKISNSIYKNINDEYYIVKCLSELRNSEEYVYTHSVNVSFYGMLLGKWLCLTKKDINQIVVAGLLHDIGNVKVPIEILNKKGKVDVEEFDEIKKHPVYGYNMVKDTSIVSDIVKEVILMHHERMNSTGYPLGKNGDELSIYCKIIAVVDAYDAITSDRTYRKRRTPFEAFQILKNNSMEYFDIHIMDTFLENIAACYVGSKVLLTNDDEGEILYVPPHCITNPVVSIGGRYIDLSKQLDIKVKAML; encoded by the coding sequence ATGGGAAAAAGATGTGTGTTGGTTTCCGAATGTAAGATAGGAGATATAATTGCCCAAAAGATAGTAAGTAAATATGGTGCAACTATTGCTGTAGAAAATACTATCATAAACAATTATATAATAAAAAAGCTTGCTACATTTGAAATAAAATACATTTGGATTTATGCTACAAATAATGGTGAGTTATCCAAATTCACCAAAACTAGCTTTTTTGATGTAAAGAAGAATTATAAAACTAGCATTATGGAAATAAATGAGGTAGTAAATGATTTATGTAAGGGAAAAAAAGTAGAAGTAAATAAAATAGATAAAATATCTAATTCAATTTATAAAAACATAAATGATGAATATTATATTGTTAAATGTCTTAGTGAATTGAGAAATTCTGAAGAATATGTATATACTCATAGTGTAAATGTATCTTTCTATGGAATGCTTTTAGGTAAGTGGTTATGTTTAACGAAAAAAGATATAAACCAGATAGTTGTGGCAGGACTTCTTCATGACATAGGAAATGTGAAGGTACCTATTGAAATTTTAAATAAAAAAGGAAAAGTGGATGTGGAAGAATTTGATGAAATTAAGAAACACCCTGTTTATGGATATAACATGGTGAAAGATACTAGTATTGTATCAGATATAGTGAAAGAAGTTATATTAATGCATCATGAAAGAATGAATAGTACAGGATATCCTCTTGGTAAAAACGGTGATGAATTAAGTATATATTGTAAAATAATTGCTGTTGTAGATGCTTATGATGCAATTACATCTGACAGAACTTATAGAAAGAGAAGAACTCCTTTTGAAGCTTTTCAAATACTTAAAAATAATAGTATGGAATATTTTGATATACACATAATGGATACCTTCTTAGAAAATATAGCAGCTTGCTATGTTGGATCAAAGGTCTTGCTAACTAATGATGATGAAGGAGAAATTTTATATGTACCTCCTCATTGTATTACAAATCCTGTTGTGAGTATTGGGGGAAGATATATTGACCTTTCTAAACAATTAGATATTAAAGTTAAAGCAATGTTGTAA